The Muntiacus reevesi chromosome 7, mMunRee1.1, whole genome shotgun sequence genome includes a region encoding these proteins:
- the GABPB1 gene encoding GA-binding protein subunit beta-1 isoform X5 produces the protein MSLVDLGKKLLEAARAGQDDEVRILMANGAPFTTDWLGTSPLHLAAQYGHYSTTEVLLRAGVSRDARTKVDRTPLHMAASEGHASIVEVLLKHGADVNAKDMLKMTALHWATEHNHQEVVELLIKYGADVHTQSKFCKTAFDISIDNGNEDLAEILQIAMQNQINTNPESPDTVTIHAATPQFIIGPGGVVNLTGLVSSENSSKATDETGVSAVQFGNSSTSVLATLAALAEASAPLSNSSETPVVATEEVVTAESVDGAIQQVVSSGGQQVITIVTDGIQLGNLHSIPTSGIGQPIIVTMPDGQQVLTVPATDIAEETVISEEPPAKRQCIEIIENRVESAEIEVRSLLPGERSSSETAG, from the exons ATGTCCCTGGTAGATTTGGGAAAGAAGCTTTTAGAAGCGGCACGAGCAGGTCAAGATGATGAAGTTCGTATTTTGATGGCTAATGGAGCTCCTTTTACTACAGACTGG CTGGGAACTTCTCCACTTCATCTGGCAGCACAGTATGGACATTATTCCACCACAGAAGTACTACTCCGAGCTGGTGTAAGTAGAGATGCCAGAACCAAAGTGGACCGAACGCCATTGCATATGGCTGCCTCTGAGGGCCATGCCAGCATAGTGGAAGTTTTGCTTAAG catGGTGCTGATGTTAATGCAAAGGACATGTTGAAGATGACAGCTTTACATTGGGCCACGGAACACAATCATCAAGAGGTGGTGGAACTTTTAATCAAATACGGTGCTGATGTACACACGCAAAGTAAATTTTGTAAAACGGCGTTTGATATTTCAATAGACAATGGAAATGAAGATTTAGCAGAGATACTACAG ATTGCTATGCAGAACCAAATCAAcacaaacccagagagtcccGACACTGTGACGATACATGCTGCAACACCGCAGTTTATCATTGGACCTGGAGGGGTGGTGAACCTAACAGGTCTGGTATCTTCAGAAAATTCATCCAAGGCAACAG ATGAAACGGGTGTATCTGCTGTTCAGTTTGGAAACTCCTCTACATCAGTATTAGCTACATTAGCTGCCTTAGCTGAAGCATCTGCTCCATTGTCCAATTCTTCTGAAACTCCAG tagtggcTACGGAGGAAGTAGTTACTGCAGAATCTGTGGATGGTGCAATTCAGCAAGTAGTTAGTTCAGGGGGTCAGCAAGTCATCACAATAGTTACAGATGGAATTCAGCTTGGAAATTTGCACTCCATTCCAACAAGTGGAATAGGTCAGCCCATCATTGTGACCATGCCAGATGGACAACAAG TATTAACAGTACCAGCAACGGACATTGCTGAAGAAACTGTTATAAGTGAAGAACCACCAGCCAAAAGACAATGTATCGAAATAATTGAAAACCGGGTGGAGTCTGCAGAAATAGAAGTAAGGAGTCTTTTACCCG
- the GABPB1 gene encoding GA-binding protein subunit beta-1 isoform X6 produces the protein MSLVDLGKKLLEAARAGQDDEVRILMANGAPFTTDWLGTSPLHLAAQYGHYSTTEVLLRAGVSRDARTKVDRTPLHMAASEGHASIVEVLLKHGADVNAKDMLKMTALHWATEHNHQEVVELLIKYGADVHTQSKFCKTAFDISIDNGNEDLAEILQIAMQNQINTNPESPDTVTIHAATPQFIIGPGGVVNLTGLVSSENSSKATDETGVSAVQFGNSSTSVLATLAALAEASAPLSNSSETPVVATEEVVTAESVDGAIQQVVSSGGQQVITIVTDGIQLGNLHSIPTSGIGQPIIVTMPDGQQGERSSSETAG, from the exons ATGTCCCTGGTAGATTTGGGAAAGAAGCTTTTAGAAGCGGCACGAGCAGGTCAAGATGATGAAGTTCGTATTTTGATGGCTAATGGAGCTCCTTTTACTACAGACTGG CTGGGAACTTCTCCACTTCATCTGGCAGCACAGTATGGACATTATTCCACCACAGAAGTACTACTCCGAGCTGGTGTAAGTAGAGATGCCAGAACCAAAGTGGACCGAACGCCATTGCATATGGCTGCCTCTGAGGGCCATGCCAGCATAGTGGAAGTTTTGCTTAAG catGGTGCTGATGTTAATGCAAAGGACATGTTGAAGATGACAGCTTTACATTGGGCCACGGAACACAATCATCAAGAGGTGGTGGAACTTTTAATCAAATACGGTGCTGATGTACACACGCAAAGTAAATTTTGTAAAACGGCGTTTGATATTTCAATAGACAATGGAAATGAAGATTTAGCAGAGATACTACAG ATTGCTATGCAGAACCAAATCAAcacaaacccagagagtcccGACACTGTGACGATACATGCTGCAACACCGCAGTTTATCATTGGACCTGGAGGGGTGGTGAACCTAACAGGTCTGGTATCTTCAGAAAATTCATCCAAGGCAACAG ATGAAACGGGTGTATCTGCTGTTCAGTTTGGAAACTCCTCTACATCAGTATTAGCTACATTAGCTGCCTTAGCTGAAGCATCTGCTCCATTGTCCAATTCTTCTGAAACTCCAG tagtggcTACGGAGGAAGTAGTTACTGCAGAATCTGTGGATGGTGCAATTCAGCAAGTAGTTAGTTCAGGGGGTCAGCAAGTCATCACAATAGTTACAGATGGAATTCAGCTTGGAAATTTGCACTCCATTCCAACAAGTGGAATAGGTCAGCCCATCATTGTGACCATGCCAGATGGACAACAAG